A window of the Arachis duranensis cultivar V14167 chromosome 5, aradu.V14167.gnm2.J7QH, whole genome shotgun sequence genome harbors these coding sequences:
- the LOC107490535 gene encoding uncharacterized protein At1g05835: protein MGAMNNTVITLISIFFFFAFISQCYSECQLSGLKLEQESEGKINGTEEFRVWLTTECPCKFGNVMLNCAGFKSKESINPAILKIQGNTCLINDGYPVTMYHPVTFTYSWADTPYPFHVVTAKVIC from the exons atgggtgCCATGAACAACACAGTTATCACACTTATcagcatatttttcttttttgccttTATTTCTCAAT GCTATAGCGAGTGCCAATTAAGTGGTCTTAAGCTTGAGCAGGAATCTGAGGGGAAAATAAATGGAACGGAAGAGTTTCGAGTTTGGTTAACCACCGAATGTCCATGTAAATTCGGTAATGTCATGCTAAATTGTGCAGGATTTAAAAGTAAGGAGTCTATTAACCCTGCAATTTTGAAAATTCAGGGAAACACTTGTCTTATCAACGATGGTTACCCAGTCACTATGTACCATCCTGTTACCTTCACATATTCATgggcagacactccttatcccTTTCATGTTGTTACGGCAAAAGTTATTTGCTAA